The proteins below are encoded in one region of Ostrea edulis chromosome 3, xbOstEdul1.1, whole genome shotgun sequence:
- the LOC125676763 gene encoding uncharacterized protein LOC125676763: MMHFKVLMCLGFLTVGVREVMSAYGGGACNLPAAAPGATTQCTGTANGFCALDTISTTAPVATTGKCVCYYGYSGTACATYTDPNSSSSSSSANNVIGALALGGLGAYALSQLGGGASQTPLGIGPGSEAAQDAFYLRQSVNPGFGK, encoded by the exons ATGATGCACTTCAAGGTTCTCATGTGCCTGGGATTTCTGACAGTCG GTGTCCGCGAAGTGATGTCTGCCTACGGTGGAGGAGCATGTAATTTGCCCGCTGCAGCTCCCGGGGCCACTACACAATGTACTGGAACAGCCAATGGCTTCTGTGCGCTTGATACCATTTCCACCACAGCCCCTGTCGCTACCACAGGGAAATGTGTCTGTTACTATGGCTACAGTGGAACAGCTTGTGCAA CTTACACGGATCCAAACTCATCATCCTCATCATCAAGCGCAAATAACGTCATTGGTGCTTTGGCGTTAGGGGGTCTTGGCGCTTATGCCTTGAGTCAGCTCGGTGGTGGTGCATCACAAACCCCACTGGGCATTGGTCCAGGATCGGAAGCAGCCCAAGACGCCTTTTACCTCCGACAATCAGTGAACCCGGGATTCGgcaaatga